Within the Zea mays cultivar B73 chromosome 10, Zm-B73-REFERENCE-NAM-5.0, whole genome shotgun sequence genome, the region AACTTTCTATCTGAAGTTCAGTAATTCTCTCGGCAACTCAGCTCCCGCCAGACAATAGCCACCACCTCCGACGCCGCGTCCTCGTCCTCTTTCGCTTGAACCCTAGCCTCGCATCGGCCACCGCCACCGCTCTTCGTCGGCAGCTTCGGTGCGGCTGAACGGCCGCGATGGACAGGCACGGCTCGGCTCGGCTGGCCACCCCCGAGGATGTCTTCACGGATTTCCGTGCCCGCCGTGACGGCATTCTCAAGGCACTCACCACCGGTATCTCTCCCTCTTGCCCCCTCCTGTTCAGGCGGCGGTTCGTTGTTTCGCTCTGGATTTCGCTGTGGGATTAGTAGCTTACGGTTTCGTTTGCCTGGATGTTTCCGCGTGGTGCGGCAGATGTGGAGAAGTTCTACAAGTTGTGCGACCCAGGTGAGAATTCTTGCTTGCTTCTTCGTTCTGCCTTCTCTTTTTTTCCCGCTGGATGGAGACGTTTCGTGCGCAATATGCGGTGTTCATCCGCTGTTCAACCTCTTTATGGGTACTGGATGTTGTCGTTCTTGTGGTGTATGGTTAATCGATTGCTGATGCTTGGTTCTGCTTGTCTGCATGATATATAATGACTAGTTAGGTCAACCGTATTGAGCGTGGAGATTAGTCATTTAGGCTAAGTCTTGCAAAATTTGGGCGATGAAGCTTTTCTATTCGATTCTTTACCTGACTTTTATTCGTCGTTAATGTCTACTCTGTGGCCATCATGCTGATCCCCCCTCCCCCCCTTTTTTTTTGCTAGAGTATAAGGATAACTTGTGCCTGTATGGACTACCTAACAAAACCTGGGAAGTGAACGTTCCTGCTGCGGAAATTCCTCCAGAACTACCAGAGCCAGCAGAGGGAATAAACGTTACTCGCGATTCAATGCCAAAGGAAGATTGGCTCTCGTTCGTAGCTGTGCACAGTGATGCATGGTTGGTTGCTGTGGCATTTCACTTTGGGGCTCTCCACGGTTTTGATAAAGACGCCAGGTCTGGTCATAATTTCGACTCCAATGTCTTTAATTTCTTTGTTAAAGTCTACCCTTTCAACTTGATATATTTCCATCTGTCCAATATATTTGCTTGCTACATGCCTTTTTTTTTTCTTGAACACATGTTACGGTGCCTCAAGCTGTCAACGTTATTTGGTTGTTGTACGGTGGTAGCCTGACCCGTAACTGAGGGGTTAGGATCCTTATGCATATAGACTAGATCTATACATATACTTTTGTTTGGCTGTATTATTATATTCAGAACAAACATAACTTGTGTTTGGTTATCTACACCAAAACATGTATTAGAGAAGAATAAATAAAGAAATTTTTAAATATTATATAACATGTGTGGTCTAATTTTATTAAAAATCCAAGAATACGAATATAAAATCGGTTCGATGATTAATTTTTATTTGAAAGATATAATAAAAAACAAATGAAAATGCTTCTCGTTTTGAGTGCAACTACATGCAACCGCATGCCACTGTACCTCACGCGGGCGTACACGCGGTAGGAGCATCTCGCGTTGGCGTGGCTCTCCGTCCATTTTTGCATGTTCAGCCTGTACGTTGAGGAGAGAACTAAACAATACTTGCTTTTAGTAGGGCTGGTAAATCGTAATCCAAATGTTTCTTTATTAATTGTTAGAGGCTTAAGTAATTTTTAgttaaaaaataaatagaaacAGGGTCCGATTTTAATCTGGTCCTATTCTtacattttatagtgtaaaatttagagttcATTATTACCTCTAGCTTTGAGACTCGGCGGGTGCGGCTGCAGGCCCCCGCACGTAAACATGTCCTGACGGTCTGGGCTTGTCGGGCGGCCTGAAACCTGACACGGGTTTGGGCCGGCCAGAATCCGGCATAACACGTAGTGTACCAGCTCATGCCGGCCCGGCCCGATCACCGGGCCGTGTTTAGGCCGAAGGCGTGGCATCCCGGCACGACCCGgttttattttttctattttttcatataaatacatatattatagttgaatatagagtataaaacacaagaaacatgtgtttttgttggttatgttggtgtaaataaatgtttagagctaacaaataTGGTTTCAACCCTCATATATGCATACTTTTAGgatatttttatcatttaaacGCCATATGTTATTATGGGCCCGTTAGACCCGTCGTGCCATGAACCGGCCCGACACGGTTGTTAACCTAGCGGGTCGTGCCTGGGCCTCGCTCGGAGCCCGTGGGTCGGCACGACCCGCTAGCTAATTCGAGTCGGGCCAGCACGGCCCGCCCATTTGGACATCTATACAGGCACATCAACCAAACAAGTGGAAAAATTTTTCTATAACTTGTATGTTGGTTCCGGTTGGATTAGATCTGAGTATAAGGAATTACCAATAATTGGAAAGGCTATATGGTGGATCAACATGCTTGCATTAACCCTAAACTAGAAAATTGTCGAGGCGCCGACCAATTTATTGTGCACAACTATTTATTGAAATAAATCTACATAACTCTCTAACCTTTAGAGGATAGTTTGCTTCACCTCCTCACCATCAAAACTGGTTGTTTAACCCATAAAACCAGACGATAATCCCGTGAGCTTAGTGGTTTTGATGACGTAACACTGATTTAAGTGGTATAAGTTTTGTCTTTTTTAGTTTTGTCATCTTATTTATATAATTTTACATAAAAATATGTAACTAGATATTATATTTGTCCTAATTTTTCTAAAATTTTAAAAATAACATATTAATTACTAAATATTGAAAACTGCAAAAAAAGAGTTTAATATTTTTGTTTCTCATTAATTTCTTATATTCTAAGGCTACAAATTTTAGTGGAGCTACATAATACTATTACTAAACTATTAGTTTTTTGTTAATTTTATTAAACAAGTTAAGTGATCCTTCTAATTACTGACTAAATCAATTGTACATTTGTTTTTAATAAAAAGTTACCAAACTATAATAAAATGATCTCCAATTTTTATATGAACCTTTTACTAGCTAAACTAGCATACACAAATATTTTCATAATTTTTTGAGAACTTTGAATCTATACCCATAATTTACATAAATATTTTGCATAATTTTATATGAGTCTAGATTTAAATTTATCAGAAAATTATAAAAGTATTCGTATATGTTAGTTTAGCTAAGAAAAAAGATCTGTGTAAAAATTAGAGATCATTTTGTTACTATTTGCTAGGTATTTATAAAAACATATGTAAAATTAATCTAGTTAGTAATTAGAAGAAAAGGCTACTTAACTTTATTAATAAAATTGACAAAAAGTAGTAGTTTATTAATAGTATTATTTAGCTCTAGTAAAGAATTAGTCTCAGAAGATAAAAAATGAATCATGGACAAAAATATTAACCTCTTTCTATGTAGTTTTGATTTTTTAATAATTAATTGGTTGCCAATGTTATTAAAACGATGAAACATTGAAACGCTCATAGGTGAAACTTTGACTTTAAATGTCTAAACAAAGTTTAAATGTAGTTTTAAACAACAAAGAAAAAAATAACAATATAGCATTATTTCAGACAATAACATGAATTTAAATACCAAAACAGAGAGGTTAGTGGCTTACCAAAACTTCACCAAAAGCGAGATTGGACCCCAAAAGTAACTAACAGACTCAGCCCAAAAATAGCTATTCGTATAAAATGCATGGAACACTCTATTTTACAGTTTAAAACGCCAAAACACTAAAACACGGTTTCAACCACTAATTAGAGCTTTGAGGTTTAAACATAATTTTAATAACACGGTCTGTTGCTCCAAAAATTTCAGAGAAATTAGGGTGAATATAATATCTAATTAGCAatttttgtttaaaataatataaATTTTGGACACTAGTAGAACAAGGAATTGAAAAAAAACATAAGTGGTGTCACTTAAACTATATCACACCATCAAAACTGGCAACTAAAATTGTCTATGGGGTTATTTGTCTCACTTTGTAAATTTGAGGTGTTAAACAACCGGTTTTGAAGGCAAGAGAGTGAAGTAGACCATTCCTAAGGTCGGAGGATATGTAGACTTATTCCAATATTTATTTCTGAATGTGGAATTTGCCTATGATATTTGTAGAAGGGTGCACAAGCATGGCGCGTACACATATGATCCCATTCCCATCCACGGAAATGATTGTTATTGTTTTGTTTGCTTCTGGCTATTGGGTAGGTAATTAATGTGACAATGGTCTTTGTCGTTGAATTTTGAATCGCAGGAGACAACTCCACATAATGATCAATAATCATCCCACTGTATATGAAGTTGTGATAGGGAGTGGGGAGAAGCAACCAAAAGCCCACAA harbors:
- the LOC100282093 gene encoding PHD finger protein ALFIN-LIKE 7 (The RefSeq protein has 5 substitutions compared to this genomic sequence), encoding MDRHGSARLATPEDVFTDFRARRDGILKALTTDVEKFYKLCDPEYKDTLCLYGLPNKTWEVNVPAAEIPPELPEPAEGINITRDSMPKEDWLSFVAVRSDAWLVAVAFHFGALHGFDKDARRQLHIMINNHPTVYEVVIGSGEKQPKAHNTNYETKSSSIKEPSSSSKLAEQPLPKKERQIIKEDGGDKDEAFLCGTCGGMYSENGVFWIGCDICDKWYHGDCVRIXPAEAKHIDQYSCPACSNKRNIE